The proteins below come from a single Miscanthus floridulus cultivar M001 chromosome 1, ASM1932011v1, whole genome shotgun sequence genomic window:
- the LOC136543680 gene encoding uncharacterized protein isoform X1, whose product MDRSEWMYRIDRVNDPRYLFELRKFIAAGKAHRERLKRMTTICPCSRCKNLKAHRDSEVQTHLIMYGFIEGYTVWTFHGERVGASGAASGVTSSTPTTTAPPVNKDPSAAAAPADSDNSCRDYITVDDVMQDMADEAGDGVDGQDTVSQPEDVQLVEDLVKHFDEDDVVLGCPKWLENFRELKQAAVDPLYKDGGDCPKDCTALRFNLHMLMLKARHGWSDTSFNELLSYLATTYPTANKVPANTYRAKKLIRPVAMKLRKFDACPNHCILYRGNEYENLTSCPHCGFSRYKKNAGCRVDVEDEGGLRGGRKKNKKGAKNSSVAKQISAQQDDEEEGYTHRKSPALSVWYLPVTDRLRAIFGNPDDAKLMSWHASADRLNDDDKLRHPSDGKQWKDFDEAYPEFGKEPRHVRFALSTDGMNPFGELSSSHSTWPVVLTMYNLPPHLCQKRRYLMLTMLISGPKQPGNDIDVFLEPFMEEMKILFDVGVQMVDASRKEKFTLKAIIFVTITDYPGLFSLSGQIKGKTGCVICIDETCYTYLKGSNKMVYTRHRRFLTKNHRYRRSIMNKYIDNQDEPQRDQMTQTSWGTKVYEMVKDMDQVEFGKKKKPPKEGPKQTRKRKRDQTEEVPTAVPFKKMSIFFKYLSYWKTLNTPHAIDCMHLEKNVFESTIGVLLDIKGKTKDGIKSRTDLVNLGIRPDLHPGPPQNGKVDIPGAACNLTQDERMAFLKLLRGIKVPTGFSSNIKSLVSMKDLIMTGYNSHDCHVMLTVFLPIAIRAIRPEYVKMVITRMSYFFNRITQKVIDKAELPALKEFIAETLCQLEMCFPPSYFDIMPHLMMHMVDQIHQLGPVYLH is encoded by the coding sequence atggatagatcggaatggatgtaccggatcgatagagtgaatgatccgcggtacctctttgaattaaggaagtttattgcggctggtaaagctcaccgtgagagactgaagcggatgacaaccatatgtccatgttctcgttgcaagaacctgaaagcccaccgagacagcgaggtgcaaactcatttgatcatgtatggtttcatcgagggctacacagtctggacatttcacggcgaaagagttggtgcgagtggcgctgcatctggagttacctcttcgacgccgacgacgacagcaccaccggtgaataaagatccttccgcagcagctgcgccagccgacagtgacaacagttgtcgtgattacatcacggtggatgatgtaatgcaagacatggccgacgaagccggcgacggtgttgatggtcaggatactgtgagccaacccgaggatgtgcagcttgttgaagatctagtcaaacacttcgatgaagacgacgttgtgttgggttgcccaaagtggttggagaatttcagagagttgaaacaggcggcagtagatcctctctataaggacggcggcgattgtccaaaggactgcacggcgctccgttttaacctccatatgttgatgttgaaggctcgtcatggttggtctgacactagcttcaatgagttgttaagctaccttgccaccacgtacccaacggctaacaaggtgcccgccaatacttatcgggccaagaagctgatccggccagtggcgatgaagcttagaaagtttgatgcatgccctaaccactgcatcctatatcggggcaatgagtatgagaatttgacgagttgtccgcactgcggctttagtcggtacaagaaaaatgctggttgtcgcgtggatgtagaagacgagggaggcttgcggggtggtcggaagaagaacaagaagggggcaaagaatagcagtgtggccaaacagatctcggctcagcaggacgatgaagaagagggttacacgcacaggaaaagtccagcactgtcggtgtggtacctgcccgtgaccgatcgcctacgtgcaatattcgggaacccggacgatgccaagctcatgtcctggcatgcatctgctgaccgcctgaacgacgatgacaagctacggcacccatccgatggcaagcagtggaaggatttcgacgaggcctacccagagtttggcaaggagcccaggcatgttaggttcgcgctaagtaccgatgggatgaacccgttcggtgagcttagcagctcgcacagcacttggcccgtcgtgctcaccatgtacaacctacctccccatctatgtcagaagcgtaggtaccttatgctgaccatgcttatctccggaccgaagcagcccggcaatgatatagatgtgttcctggagccgttcatggaggaaatgaagatactatttgatgttggggtccagatggtggatgcatcccgcaaggagaagttcacactaaaagcaatcatctttgtcaccatcaccgattaccccggtctcttctcactatcggggcagatcaaagggaagaccggctgcgtaatttgtatcgacgagacctgctacacttaccttaagggatccaataagatggtgtacacgaggcacagacggttcctcaccaaaaatcataggtatagaagaagtattatgaacaaatacatTGACAATCAagacgagccgcagcgtgatcaaatgacgcagactagttggggaacaaaggtgtatgagatggtcaaggacatggatcaggtggagtttggaaagaagaagaagccgcctaaagaggggcccaagcagacaaggaagcgaaagcgggaccagacggaggaagtccccaccgccgttcctttcaagaagatgtcaattttcttcaagtacctgtcgtattggaaaacactgaatacaccccatgccatcgactgcatgcacctggagaaaaatgtcttcgaaagcacgatcggtgtcctgctggacatcaagggcaagacaaaggatggtattaagtcacggacggatcttgtcaatctgggcatcaggccggaccttcacccgggaccgcctcagaatggtaaagtcgatatcccgggtgcggcctgcaacctaacgcaagacgagaggatggcttttcttaagttgcttaggggtatcaaggtgccgactggtttctcttccaacatcaagagcctggtctccatgaaagacctcataatgaccggctacaactcacacgactgccacgtcatgctgacggtgttcctaccaattgcgattagggctatccgtccagagtacgtgaagatggtcatcacacggatgtcatacttctttaatcgcatcactcagaaggtcattgataaggctgagctgcctgccctgaaggagttcatcgcggagaccctttgccagctcgagatgtgctttccaccatcttactttgatat